The sequence AAAGTATTTTTCCGACGGTACATCGACCAAATGCATATGGAGGGTGATAAGGTAGTCTTGAACAAATGCCACCTCGCGCTTCGTTGCCGTAGTCAACCAAGCGGAACCAGCGAGTTGCTGCTCTGTGAAGCGAGCAAACCAGTTTTCAAACTCATCCTTTGAAAGGAGGATGCAAGGGCCACGCGATACCTCACCGTCGAGGCCGAGCGCACCAGTCGAACCCATTACACGCATGTCTTGCGCAAGCTTGAGGATACGTTCGTGAGCAGCAATCTGTCTATCTATGATCTTTGATCGAAGCTGCAGGCTGAATTCGCGACGCTTTAGTAGAAGAGAGGCAACGAACGAGAGAACCCCGCCACCCAGCGCACCAATAAGACCAAAGACCGCGCTTGCGTTTGAGTTTAGGAATTGTTGGATTTCCGGAGACATGGTCTTGTGACGGCTAATAAGTAATTAAATGGTTTAGGCATATCATCCCTGATCGCCGTACTCTAGGCAATAAGCTCTGTTACCTTATCAGGACATTAACTGTAGATCACGATATACAGTTTATTTTTAGCCCGGTAGGATGCGGTGAGGAACGAACCGCATCAATCGCGAACGATGCGGTTCACGATGTTTACCGCATCCTACGGGAGGTAGGGAGTTGAGTGGACGGCATGGTTCCTTCACTTTTCATCTTCATTCCACCATCTTAAATCATGAATATCTTGATGAGATGTCAAAACCTTGTCGATAGCGGAGGCGACTCGGTTGATGTCGGGTCTTGCATCTACTTTTCCGAATAATCCTTTTCTGACCTCGGGCTTTGAGGGCTCTATAAAACAAAGAAAACGGTTGTCGCCTGGTTCAAGCTGGTTGCTACATCCAATAAACATCTTAAATTTTTCATTTTTTATGGGTATCAGCCATCCCCAATCCTCGGTATAGGGTTCTTCTGGGGTGATACCATGAAGGGAAAGCTGAGAGCATAGATATTCCGCAAGACGTTTGCCCCAGATTCCAGGGTTGATCTCCTCGTCTTCATTCGGGTAGGAGGGGAATGCATCGGAAATAAATTCAACGTGTGTACGAAGGTTCATATCTTTAGCGAACAAGTAATTAAATGGTTTAGGCATATCATCCCTGATAGCCGTACTCTAGGCAATAAGCTCTGTTCAGGACATTAACTGTAGATCACGTTCTACAGTTTCTTTTTACCGCGGTAATAGTCGGCTATGAAGAGGTAAACAGCCAACCATAGCCCGGTAGGATGAGGTGAGGAACGAACCGCATCAATCGCGAACGATGCGGTTTACTGTATTTACCGGATGCAATAAATTAGAGGCTCACTTTTACATGAATTCCCGTGAGTTTTTGCTGTTACGGAAGAGTAAGGGCTTTTCATCGGGTGCCAATGCGACGGCTGCAGCCGAGGCAATGGCGGCATCTATAACCTGATGATTGGGTGATTTGCTGCAAACCGGGTCGGTGTTGTACATGTCGCCGGTCAGTAGATAAGCTTGGCAGCGGCAGCCGCCGAAGTCTTTGTGTTTTTCGTCGCAGCTGCGGCAAGGTTCTTTCATCCACTCCTGACCGCGGAAAAAGTTGAACGCTTTGGAGTCGTGCCAGATTTCTTCGATGCAGAAATCTTTGACATTGGGACAATCCAGTCCGGGTAGTTCGCGGGCCGAGTGGCAGGGCAACGCTACGCCGTCCGGAGCAATGGTCAAAAAGGTCGTTCCCCAGCCGTTCATGCAGGCTTTCGGGCGGTCTTCGTAATAATCCGGCACGACATAGTAAATTTTCATTTTACCGGCGACTTTTTCTTTATAAGCCTGGGCAATCCGTTCCGCCTCTTCAAATTGCTCCCGGGTTGGCAATAATAAGTCACGGTTGGCATGGGCCCAGCCGTAATATTGAGTATTGGCCAGTTCCAGATAGTCGGCGCCCAGTTCTTCCGCCATTTCCAGAATGTCTTGCATTTGATGAATATTTTCACGGTGTATCACCACGCATAACACCATGGGATAGCCGTGTTTTTTGACCAGATGGGCGACTTCTTTTTTATGGAGGTAAGAGGCCGTTCCGGCAATATGGTCGTTTAATTCCTGGGTGCTCGCTTGAATGCTGACTTGAATATGGTCCAGCCCCGCCTCTTTGAGCTGTACGATTTTTTCTTCAGTCAAGCCGTAGCCGGATGTAATCAGGTTGCTGTAGTAACCGAGTTGGCGGGCGTGTCTGACCAGTTCTGTCAGATCTTTGCGGGTAAGCGGCTCGCCGCCGGAAAAACCAAGCTGAACGGCGCCCATTTTTCGGGCTTGTGTCAGCACGCGCATCCAGTCCTCGGTGCTTAACTCTGATGGATATTTGGCATAATCCAGAGGGTTCGAGCAATAAGGGCATTGCAACGGGCAGGCATAAGTCAGCTCTGCCAGTAACCAACGCGGCGGTGTGATATTAGTCTTGTCGAATCCAGCCATTGTGCAGTGCTACTTCCAGAAAAGCGTTGATGTCGTTGCTCAGGCCCGTGGTTTCAAATTTTTGTTCAAGTTCGTTGATCACTTGATCCAGGGTACGGGTGCCGTCACACAGTTTTAAAATTTCCGCTGAGCTGGTGTTCAGTTCAACCATGCCTTCAGGGTACAAAATGACGTTTTTTTGCTGCGCTTCTTCCCATTGCAACCGATGGGTGGGTGAGAAGCTGATGATCTTGTCGGGTTGAATAGTCATTGTTTTTCGATATTGAAATAAGGCGGCATTTCGTTCACGTAAGCCAGGTACATGGCATCGGCCATGGTCCACAGAACATTGAGTTTAAATTGCAGAATCTCGATCATGCGCTCCTGCTGTTCACGGGTTTTGTACCATTCCAGAGTGATTTCCAATCCGTGTTCTACATCGCGGCGCGCTTCGGTCAGACGTTTACGAAAATAGGTGTAGCCTTCTTTTTCAACCCAGGGGTAATGCGTTGGCCAGTTATCCAGTCGCTGCTGGTGTATTTTGGGTGCAAATAACTCAGTTAACGAAGAGCTGGCGGCCTCATGCCAATCCGCACGACGGGCGAAATTGACATAGGCATCGACGGCAAAACGAACGCCCGGCAAAACGTATTTAAGCGAAGTGATTTCATCACGCGTCAGGCCGACAGAAATACCTAACCGTATCCATGCTTCAATGCCGCCCGGATCGTTGGGATGTCCGTCATGGTCCAGGATACGCTGTATCCAGATGGCGCGGGTTTTACGGTCCGGGCAATTGGCCAGAATGTTGGCGTCTTTAATCGGGATGCTGACCTGATAATAGAAACGGTTGGCAACCCAGCCTTGAATTTGTTCCTTGGTCAGCTTTCCCTCATTCATTAGCGTGTGATAGGGGTGATGGATATGGTAATACTTTTCCATTCCACGCAATTTCGCTTCAAATTCTTCCCGGTTCCAAGGCGTATTATCACTAGCTGTCATTGTCTTCCCGTCTGCAATTTTTTAAAGTTCAATTTCCAGGCCATCATAGGAGACCTCGATTCCGTTTTGGTTCAATATTTTGAATGCATCGGAATCCTCATCCAGAATGGGATTGGTATTGTTGATGTGGATCAGTATTTTTCGGGTATCAGGAATGGCGTTGAGGACTTCAATCATGCCGCCGGGGCCTGATTGGGCCAGATGTCCCATCTCCTGAGCTTTTTTGCTGCTTGCGCCGCAGGCTATCATTTCATCTTCCGTCCAGAAAGTACCATCGACCAGCAAGCAGTCAACGTTTTGCATGGCGCTGAGAACATGAGGCTCTATTTCGCCTAGGCCGGGCGCGTAATAAACGCGTTTTCCTGTGGATATTTGTTCGATGATGACGCCGATATTATCGCCTTCATGCGGGTCATGACGGTGCGGTGAATAAGGCGGCGCTTTACTTTTGAGCGAATGGGTGTAGAGGCGGATGTCATCAATTGCTTCTACCGTAAAACTGCTGCCATCCAGGGGGACCGGATGATGTTTTACCGTGCAGTAATGTTCCAGCATCTTGAATACGGGGAAACCGGTAGTCAGATCCTGTTTGACCATTTCGCTGCAATACACATTGAGTGGTTCTTTGCCTTCGCGCAGCATCAGCATGCCGGTCGTGTGATCAATTTGGCTGTCGATAAGCAAAACCGCTTTGATGCCGGTATCGCGAATGCCTTCTTTGGGTTGAATGGCTGGAAAGGCTTCCAGCTGGGCTCTGATATCGGGCGAGGTATTGAACAGCAGCCAGTTTTTGTTATCGGTACTCACCGCAATAGAGGATTGAGTTCGGGCTTTACCGTTCATTTGTTGATGCCGCAAGCGTCTGCAATTGTCGCAGTTACAGTTCCATTGAGGGAAACCGCCACCGGCTCCCGATCCTAAGACTCTGATTTTCATGGTAGTCGAAAAATAGCGTAAGAAAGTGCCGCAATGATACGGTATTGAGAAAAATCAGGCAAAAAAAAGGGGTCCTTTCGAACCCCTTTTTTGCGTTACCGGTAAAAAATTAACGGTTGTAAATATACATGGTGACTTCGAAACCAAAACGCAGGTCAGTGTAGCTTGGTGTTTCCCATTTCATGATGAATACCTCCAGAAGTATTATTGATAGTTCTTATGCTAGCTTGATCAAGTAAGCTCAAAAGAGTATACGACGAACTTTTAGGTTGCGCAACTATTGCCGCGGAAGGATCTTAAAGAGTTTGAGCCCAGTTTAATACACTGATTTATAGGTGATTGCTGTACAGAGAACGGGCTGATTTTGTTAAGGGGAATGCAATTATTTGTAATGTCAAGGCTTATAGGGTTATTATCAAACCTCACCATATATTAAAAATAATTAAAAAAGAAATCCTTGAGGAGGAAATATGGGTGTTACTTGGCTATTCATTGTGATGTTTGTTGTCGCTGCTTTTGCGTTTGCACCATTAGGTTACTTTATATATAAGTTCACCATCAATAATGGTAAACCTTTTGGTGAGACCGAGCCGCATGGCGACAGCCCTTCCAAAGTTAATGATTTGGCTGAAAAGGCCATCGAAATGTTTAAAGGTTTTTTACAAAAAAATAAAAAATAAGCAATCTTTCATTCAGTTAATCATTCATGCAGTCCGGTTAGCCTGCATGAATGATTTCAGCCAACCCAGTGTCCTCAACTGCAGGTTGGGCAATTGGGATTTTTTCTCAATTTCATCTCAGTCCATTCCATCGTCAAACCGTCAATCAACAGTAAACGGCCGGTCAACGTTTTGCCGATGCCGGCTATTAACTTGATTGCTTCCAAAGCTTGCAAGCTTCCGATAATCCCCGTGATGGGCGCGATAACCCCATTTGTTGCACAGTTTTGTAATTCTTCACCGGTATCCGAATATAAGCAGTTATAGCACGGGCTGTTATCCCTGCCGGGTGTGAACGTGGAAATCTGTCCTTCAAAGCGAATGGCTGCCCCTGATACCAGCGGCTTTTGCTGCATGACACAGGCGCGGTTTATTGCAAACCGGGTAGTGAAATTATCGCTGCAGTCCAAAACAATATCCGCGTTACAGACGGCGTCCATTAATTCTTGCCCTTCAAGACGTTGACTGAATGCGCTGACTTCTGTTCCAGGATTTAAGTTTTTTAGCGTGCTTAGGGTTGA comes from Methylicorpusculum oleiharenae and encodes:
- the pqqE gene encoding pyrroloquinoline quinone biosynthesis protein PqqE, with protein sequence MAGFDKTNITPPRWLLAELTYACPLQCPYCSNPLDYAKYPSELSTEDWMRVLTQARKMGAVQLGFSGGEPLTRKDLTELVRHARQLGYYSNLITSGYGLTEEKIVQLKEAGLDHIQVSIQASTQELNDHIAGTASYLHKKEVAHLVKKHGYPMVLCVVIHRENIHQMQDILEMAEELGADYLELANTQYYGWAHANRDLLLPTREQFEEAERIAQAYKEKVAGKMKIYYVVPDYYEDRPKACMNGWGTTFLTIAPDGVALPCHSARELPGLDCPNVKDFCIEEIWHDSKAFNFFRGQEWMKEPCRSCDEKHKDFGGCRCQAYLLTGDMYNTDPVCSKSPNHQVIDAAIASAAAVALAPDEKPLLFRNSKNSREFM
- the pqqD gene encoding pyrroloquinoline quinone biosynthesis peptide chaperone PqqD — translated: MTIQPDKIISFSPTHRLQWEEAQQKNVILYPEGMVELNTSSAEILKLCDGTRTLDQVINELEQKFETTGLSNDINAFLEVALHNGWIRQD
- the pqqA gene encoding pyrroloquinoline quinone precursor peptide PqqA, whose product is MKWETPSYTDLRFGFEVTMYIYNR
- the pqqB gene encoding pyrroloquinoline quinone biosynthesis protein PqqB, with translation MKIRVLGSGAGGGFPQWNCNCDNCRRLRHQQMNGKARTQSSIAVSTDNKNWLLFNTSPDIRAQLEAFPAIQPKEGIRDTGIKAVLLIDSQIDHTTGMLMLREGKEPLNVYCSEMVKQDLTTGFPVFKMLEHYCTVKHHPVPLDGSSFTVEAIDDIRLYTHSLKSKAPPYSPHRHDPHEGDNIGVIIEQISTGKRVYYAPGLGEIEPHVLSAMQNVDCLLVDGTFWTEDEMIACGASSKKAQEMGHLAQSGPGGMIEVLNAIPDTRKILIHINNTNPILDEDSDAFKILNQNGIEVSYDGLEIEL
- the pqqC gene encoding pyrroloquinoline-quinone synthase PqqC → MTASDNTPWNREEFEAKLRGMEKYYHIHHPYHTLMNEGKLTKEQIQGWVANRFYYQVSIPIKDANILANCPDRKTRAIWIQRILDHDGHPNDPGGIEAWIRLGISVGLTRDEITSLKYVLPGVRFAVDAYVNFARRADWHEAASSSLTELFAPKIHQQRLDNWPTHYPWVEKEGYTYFRKRLTEARRDVEHGLEITLEWYKTREQQERMIEILQFKLNVLWTMADAMYLAYVNEMPPYFNIEKQ
- a CDS encoding HesA/MoeB/ThiF family protein yields the protein MNDDQLLRFSRQIMLPQVDVEGQQKLLAAHVLIIGAGGLGSPASMYLTAAGVGKITLYDNDIVDLSNLQRQIAHHTADIGANKAFSTLSTLKNLNPGTEVSAFSQRLEGQELMDAVCNADIVLDCSDNFTTRFAINRACVMQQKPLVSGAAIRFEGQISTFTPGRDNSPCYNCLYSDTGEELQNCATNGVIAPITGIIGSLQALEAIKLIAGIGKTLTGRLLLIDGLTMEWTEMKLRKNPNCPTCS